The sequence CGCCAGGCCCCGAAGCGGGCCGGGGCGGGGCTTCCGGCCGACGCGCCCCGTACGGCCTCCGCGCCGCGTGCAGCCTCCGCACCGCGTGCAGCCTCCGCACCACGTGCAGCCTCCGCGCGCCGCACGGCCCCCGCACCGCGTACGGCCCCCGTGTTCCGTACGACCTCCGCGCCACCGGCAGCCTGCGTGTTCCGTACGGCCTCCGCGAGCGTGGCGGCCAGGGCGGCCGTGGCGGGGTCCCGGCCAGCTCCCGGGGCGGTGAGGTCCGCCAGGTGCCGGTCGTAGAAGCCGGTGTCCAGGCGGGCCGCCGCGAAGTCCGGGTGGCGCAGCGAGCGGACGAGCAGGTCGCGGTTGGTGACCGGGCCGTGGACGCGGGCCCTCTCCAGCGCGCGGGCCAGCAGCCGGACGGCCTCGGTGCGGGTCGGGGCGCGGGCGATCACCTTGGCGATCATCGGGTCGTAGTGCACACCGATCGTGTCGCCGCCGGTGTATCCGGTGTCCAGGCGCAGGCCGGGGCCCTCCGGCAGCTCCAGGGTGAGCAGCGCGCCGGTCTGCGGCTGCCAGTCGCGGGCCGGGTCCTCGGCGTAGAGCCGGGCCTCCACCGCGTGGCCGGACGGCTGCGGGGGCTCGGGGGACGGCAACGGCGCGCCCTCCGCCACCCGCAGTTGCAGGGCGACGAGGTCGAGCCCGAACACGGCCTCCGTGACGGGGTGTTCGACCTGGAGGCGGGTGTTCATCTCCAGGAAGTACGGGCGGCCCTCGGCGGAGACCAGGAACTCCACGGTGCCCGCGCCCCGGTAGTCCACGGCACGGGCCGCCGCGACCGCCGCCTCGTGGAGCCGGGTGCGCAGGCCGTCGTCCAGGCCGGGCGCAGGGGCCTCCTCGATGACCTTCTGGTGGCGGCGCTGGAGCGAGCAGTCCCGGGTGCCGAGCGCCCACACGGTGCCGTGCGCGTCCGCCATCACCTGGACCTCGACGTGCCGGCCGCGCTCCACGTACGGCTCGGCGAACACCTCCCCGTCCCCGAAGGCCGACGCCGCCTCGGCTGCTGCGGCGAGCAGCTCGCCGGGAAGGGCGTCCGCTTCCCGGACGATCCGCATGCCGCGTCCGCCGCCGCCCGCGGCCGCCTTCAGCAGCAGCGGCAGATCGTCGGGGCCCGCCGTCGCCGGGTCCACCGGGGCCAGCAGCGGCACCCCGGCCCCGGCCATCAGCTCCTTGGCCCGGGTCTTGGAGGCCATCAGCTCGATCGCCTTCACCGGAGGCCCCACCCACACCAGCCCCGCTTCCTGCACGGCGGCGGCGAACGCGGCGTTCTCGGAGAGGAAGCCGTAGCCGGGGTGCACGGCGTCCGCCCCGGCGGCCCGCGCGGCGGCCACGACGAGGTCGCCGCGCAGATAGGTGTCGGCGGGGGCCGCACCCGGCAGGCGTACGGCGAGGTCGGCCTCCCGTACGTGCAGGGCGTCGGCGTCCGCGTCGGAGTACACGGCGACCGTGGTGATGCCCAGGTCACGGCAGGTGCGGAAGATCCGGCAGGCGATCTCGCCCCGGTTGGCGACGAGCAGGGTATGGATCACGTCACTCCTCATGGGCGGGTCACATCCGGAAGACGCCGAAGCCGCCACGGGCGCCCTCGACCGGTGCGGTGTGGATCGCGGACAGGCACATCCCGAGGACGGTCCGGGTGTCGCGCGGGTCGATGACCCCGTCGTCGTACAGCCGCCCGGACAGGAACATCGGCAGCGACTCGGCCTCGATCTGCTGCTCCACCATGGCGCGCAGCCCGGCGTCCGCCTCGTCGTCGTACGGCTGCCCCTTGGCGGCGGCCGAGGCGCGGGCGACGATGGAGAGGACGCCCGCGAGCTGCTGCGGGCCCATGACGGCGGACTTGCTGCTGGGCCAGGCGAAGAGGAAGCGCGGATCGTAGGCGCGGCCGCACATGCCGTAGTGGCCGGCCCCGTAGGACGCGCCCATCAGGACCGACAAGTGCGGGACCTTCGAGTTCGCCACCGCGTTGATCATCATCGCGCCGTGCTTGATGATGCCGCCCTGTTCGTACTCCTTGCCGACCATGTAGCCGGTGGTGTTGTGGAGGAAGAGGAGGGGGATGTCACGCTGGTTGGCGAGCTGGATGAACTGCGCCGCCTTCTGCGACTCCTCGCTGAACAGCACCCCCTGGGCATTGGCGAGGATGCCGACCGGGTAGCCGTGCAGCCGCGCCCAGCCGGTGACCAGGCTCGGCCCGTACAGCGGCTTGAAGGTGTCGAAGTCCGAGCCGTCGACCAGCCGGGCGATCACCTCGCGGGGGTCGAAGGGCGCCTTGAGGTCGCCCGGGACGATGCCCAGCAGCTCGTCCTCGGCGTACTTGGGCGGCTCGGCGGGGCCCGGATCGGTGTGCGCCTTGCGCCAGTTGAGGCGGGCGACGATGCGGCGGGCCTGCCGGAGCGCGTCGTGCTCGTCCACGGCGAAGTGGTCGGCGAGCCCGGACGTGCGGGCGTGCATCTCGGCCCCGCCGAGGGACTCGTCGTCGCTCTCCTCGCCGGTGGCCATCTTCACCAGGGGCGGTCCGCCGAGGAAGACCTTGGACCGCTCCTTGATCATCACGGTGTGGTCGGACATGCCGGGGACGTACGCGCCTCCGGCGGTGGAGTTGCCGAACACGACGGCCACGGTGGGGATTCCGGCGGCGGAGAGCCGGGTGAGGTCCCGGAAGAGCGCCCCGCCCGGGATGAAGATCTCCTTCTGGGAGGGCAGGTCGGCCCCGCCCGACTCCACCAGGCTGATGACCGGCAGCCGGTTGGCGAAGGCGATCTCGTTGGCGCGCAGGGCCTTCTTCAGCGTCCAGGGGTTCGACGCCCCGCCCCGCACGGTCGGGTCGTTCGCGGTGATCAGGCACTCGACGCCCTCGACCACGCCGATCCCGGTGACGAGTGAGGCACCGACGGCATAATCGCTGCCCCAGGCGGCCAGCGGTGACAGCTCCAGGAAGGGGGTGTCGGGGTCGACGAGCAGTTCGATCCGCTCCCGGGCGGGGAGCTTGCCGCGCCCCCGGTGCCGGGTCACGTACTTCTCGCCGCCGCCCGCGAGCGCCTTGGCGTGCTCGGTCTCCAGCTCGGCGAGCTTCTCCACCATGGCGGCCCGGTGCGCGGCGTATTCCGGGCTGCTGGTGTCGAGCGCGGTGGGCAGGACGGTCATGCGGTCACCTCCGGGGCATCGGTGTTTTCGAGCAGGGGGACGGGGACGGGCAGCCACCGGGACCGCAGCCACTCCCCCAGCGCCTTGGCCTGCGGGTCGAACCGGGCCTGGGCGGCGACGCCTTCGCCCAGGAGGCCGTGGACGGTGAAGTTCAGGGCGCGGAGGTTGGGCAGGACGTGGCGGACGACGCTCATGCCGGCCGTCTCCGGCAGGAGTTGCCTGAAGCGCTCGACGCTCAGCTCGTGCGCCAGCCACCGCCAGGCGTCGTCGTCGCGGACCCAGACCCCCACGTTGGCGTCGCCGCCCTTGTCGCCGCTGCGCGCGCCCGCGATCAGGCCGAGGGGAGCGCGGCGGGAGGGGGCGGCGGGGTACGGGTCGGGGAGCGGCGCCTCCTCGACCTCGGCCAACTCCTGTGTGAGGACGGGCGCCTTCAACGCCTGGCGCGTCCCGTCCGGCAGTACGGCGATGTGCTCGACCTCCGCCGCCGGTACGGGCCGGGCCTCGAACACCCCGTAGGGCGCGCCCTTTCCGGGCGGGGCGGTGACGTGGAAGCCCGGGTAGCTGCCGAGGGCCAGCTCGATGGCGGCTCCGGAGACGGTCCGGCCGACCGCGTCGGCGTCCTGGTCGCGGACGACGAGCCGGAGCAGGGCACTGGCGCGTTCCTCGGTGTCGGCGTCGGCGTGGTCCGTACGGGACAGCTCCCAGCGCACCTCGGCGGGCGGGCGGGCGCCGCCCCGCTCCAGGGCGTCGGCGAACTGGTCCTTCACCAGGGCCGCCTTGGCTTCGATGTCGAGGCCGGTGAGGACGAAGACGACCTCGTTGCGCCAGCCGCCGAGCCGGGTCAGCCCGGCCTTGAGGGTGGGCGGCGGGGCCTCGCCGCGTACGCCGTCGATCCGGACCCGGTCGGGGCCGTCGGGGGTGAGCGTCACGGTGTCGAGGCGGGCGGTGACGTCGGGGCCCGCGTACCGGGCTCCGCCGGTCTCGTACAGGAGTTGGGCGGTGACGGTGGAGAGGTCGACGACGCCGCCCGTGCCGTCGTGCTTGGTGATGACGGACGAGCCGTCGGCGTGGATCTCGGCGAGCGGGAAGCCGGGGCGGCGGAGGCGGGCCGGGTCGTACGCGCCGAAGAAGGCGTGGTTCCCGCCGGTCGCCTGCGTGCCGCACTCCAGGACGTGCCCGGCGACCACGGCCCCCGCGAGCGCGTCCAGGTCGTGAGGGCCCCAGCCGAAGTGGGCGGCGGCGGGCCCGGTGACCAGGGCCGCGTCGGTGACCCGGCCGGTGACGACGACATCGGCCCCGGCCCGCAGGCAGGCGGCGATCCCGAAGCCGCCGAGGTAGGCGTTGGCGGTGAGGAACCCGTCCGGGACGGGCAGGCTGTCGCCCTCGACGTGCGCCACGGTGACCGGCACACCGGCCTGGTCCGCCAACTGCCGGACCGCGTCGGCCAGTCCGGCCGGGTTGAGGCCGCCCGCGTTGGCGACGATCTTCACACCGCGCTCGTGGGCGAGGCCGAGCCCCTCCTCCAGCTGGCGCAGGAAGGTGGTGGCGTAGCCCTTGCGCGGGTCCTTGAGGCGGCTGCGGCCGAGGATGAGCATGGTGAGCTCGGCGAGGTAGTCACCCGTGAGGACGTCGAGGGGGCCACCGGTGAGCATCTCGCGCAGGGCGTCGAAGCGGTCGCCGTAGAAGCCGGAGGCGTTGCCGATGCGCAGGGGTGCGGGGGCGGGGGTGCCGCTCATCGGGCCTCCCGCTCCGCGCGGTCCGGCTGTTCCCCACGGTCCGGGTGTTCCCCGCGGTCCGGCTGTTCCCCGCGGTCCGGCTGTTCCGCGCGCGGCAGCCGGCCCGGTCCCGGCGGTCCCGCGAAGGCCTGGGCGATGCCGAGCCACTGGTCGGCGTCCCGGCCGTCGGCGGTGACCGCGAGGTCGCGGCGGTGGGCGCGCTGGGTGACCAGAAGGCAGAAGTCGAGGAGCGGGCCGGTGACCCGCTGGGCCGCGTCCTCGGGCCCGTACGCGATCAGCTCGCCGTCCGCCGCGCGGAGTTCGACGCGGAACTCCTGCTCGGGTGCGGTGATCCCGCGTACCGCGTAGGCGTAGTCCCGGGCGCGGACGCCGATCCGGGCCACATGGCGGAGACGGGCGGTCGGGGTCCGGGTCACGCCGAGGGCGTCGGCGACGTCCTGGCCGTGGGCCCAGGTCTCCATGAGCCGGGCGGTCGCCATGGACGCGACGCTCATCGGCGGCCCGTACCAGGGGATGCGGGTACCGTCCGGGGCCTCGCGGAGGACCGTGTCGAGCCGCGCCCGACCCTCGCGCCAGCGGGCGAGCAGGGCGTCCGGGGTGTGGGCGGCGACGAGGGCGTCGGCCGCCGCGTCGACGAAGGTGTCCGGGGTGGCCAGGGCCTTGGCGACCTCCTCGCCGAACCGGTCGGGCTCGGTGGCGGCCAGCAGGGCGACCTCGTCGGTCCAGCTGAGATGGGCGATCTGGTGGGCGACGGTCCACCGCGCGGCGGGCGTCGGCCCGCGCCAGCGGGGACCATCCAACTCCCCCACCAGGTCGTCGAGTTCGTCGCTCTCCTCGCGCAGATCGTCGATCACGGCTACGACAGCGGACACGTGCGCTCCCCTCGGGACCGGGTGTGGTGCCCAGGAGCATGGCAGCGCGCCGAGAAACAATCAAGCACGCTTGCATGATTTTCTGTCCGGTTCCTCGTTCCGGGCGCGACCCGGGCGCAGTGCGCGTTAGCCTCCGTCGATGACTGCCGAAATCCGCCCGGTGACCGTCCTGTTCGAGGCCGGCAAGCTGATCCTGGAGCTCCACCACGACGCCGAGGGCGCGTACCACGTCTTTCCCGGCGGAAGGCAGGGCGCAGGCGACCCGGGTCCGGGCGAGGACGGCACGGGTCCGGGCGAGGACGGCACGGGTCCGGGCGAGGACGGCACGGGTCCGGGCGAGGACGGCACGGGTCCGGGCGAGGACGGCCGGGCCTCCTTCGGCGCACCGCGCGTCGCCCTCTCGCTGGAGGAGGCCCTGCACGCCCGCATCCGGCCGGCCGGGACGGCGGAGACGGTCCTGCGCGCCTGGGCTCAGGGCGA is a genomic window of Streptomyces sp. YPW6 containing:
- a CDS encoding biotin carboxylase N-terminal domain-containing protein — protein: MRSDVIHTLLVANRGEIACRIFRTCRDLGITTVAVYSDADADALHVREADLAVRLPGAAPADTYLRGDLVVAAARAAGADAVHPGYGFLSENAAFAAAVQEAGLVWVGPPVKAIELMASKTRAKELMAGAGVPLLAPVDPATAGPDDLPLLLKAAAGGGGRGMRIVREADALPGELLAAAAEAASAFGDGEVFAEPYVERGRHVEVQVMADAHGTVWALGTRDCSLQRRHQKVIEEAPAPGLDDGLRTRLHEAAVAAARAVDYRGAGTVEFLVSAEGRPYFLEMNTRLQVEHPVTEAVFGLDLVALQLRVAEGAPLPSPEPPQPSGHAVEARLYAEDPARDWQPQTGALLTLELPEGPGLRLDTGYTGGDTIGVHYDPMIAKVIARAPTRTEAVRLLARALERARVHGPVTNRDLLVRSLRHPDFAAARLDTGFYDRHLADLTAPGAGRDPATAALAATLAEAVRNTQAAGGAEVVRNTGAVRGAGAVRRAEAARGAEAARGAEAARGAEAVRGASAGSPAPARFGAWRNVTSQPQRKRYRSEPDGTEHEIAYRTPRTGIPEPHETPGTRVLTATPDRVTLEVDGVTRNFAITAHADRVHVDATDAAYTFTVLPRFTDPAAHTAPGSLLAPMPGTVVRLAEGLAAGVTVEAGQPLIWLEAMKMEHRILAPASGTLTALHAAPGHQVEVGALLAVVQEDPAATPVPVPVPEETV
- a CDS encoding acyclic terpene utilization AtuA family protein; this encodes MSGTPAPAPLRIGNASGFYGDRFDALREMLTGGPLDVLTGDYLAELTMLILGRSRLKDPRKGYATTFLRQLEEGLGLAHERGVKIVANAGGLNPAGLADAVRQLADQAGVPVTVAHVEGDSLPVPDGFLTANAYLGGFGIAACLRAGADVVVTGRVTDAALVTGPAAAHFGWGPHDLDALAGAVVAGHVLECGTQATGGNHAFFGAYDPARLRRPGFPLAEIHADGSSVITKHDGTGGVVDLSTVTAQLLYETGGARYAGPDVTARLDTVTLTPDGPDRVRIDGVRGEAPPPTLKAGLTRLGGWRNEVVFVLTGLDIEAKAALVKDQFADALERGGARPPAEVRWELSRTDHADADTEERASALLRLVVRDQDADAVGRTVSGAAIELALGSYPGFHVTAPPGKGAPYGVFEARPVPAAEVEHIAVLPDGTRQALKAPVLTQELAEVEEAPLPDPYPAAPSRRAPLGLIAGARSGDKGGDANVGVWVRDDDAWRWLAHELSVERFRQLLPETAGMSVVRHVLPNLRALNFTVHGLLGEGVAAQARFDPQAKALGEWLRSRWLPVPVPLLENTDAPEVTA
- a CDS encoding acyl-CoA carboxylase subunit beta, with product MTVLPTALDTSSPEYAAHRAAMVEKLAELETEHAKALAGGGEKYVTRHRGRGKLPARERIELLVDPDTPFLELSPLAAWGSDYAVGASLVTGIGVVEGVECLITANDPTVRGGASNPWTLKKALRANEIAFANRLPVISLVESGGADLPSQKEIFIPGGALFRDLTRLSAAGIPTVAVVFGNSTAGGAYVPGMSDHTVMIKERSKVFLGGPPLVKMATGEESDDESLGGAEMHARTSGLADHFAVDEHDALRQARRIVARLNWRKAHTDPGPAEPPKYAEDELLGIVPGDLKAPFDPREVIARLVDGSDFDTFKPLYGPSLVTGWARLHGYPVGILANAQGVLFSEESQKAAQFIQLANQRDIPLLFLHNTTGYMVGKEYEQGGIIKHGAMMINAVANSKVPHLSVLMGASYGAGHYGMCGRAYDPRFLFAWPSSKSAVMGPQQLAGVLSIVARASAAAKGQPYDDEADAGLRAMVEQQIEAESLPMFLSGRLYDDGVIDPRDTRTVLGMCLSAIHTAPVEGARGGFGVFRM
- a CDS encoding TIGR03084 family metal-binding protein; the protein is MSAVVAVIDDLREESDELDDLVGELDGPRWRGPTPAARWTVAHQIAHLSWTDEVALLAATEPDRFGEEVAKALATPDTFVDAAADALVAAHTPDALLARWREGRARLDTVLREAPDGTRIPWYGPPMSVASMATARLMETWAHGQDVADALGVTRTPTARLRHVARIGVRARDYAYAVRGITAPEQEFRVELRAADGELIAYGPEDAAQRVTGPLLDFCLLVTQRAHRRDLAVTADGRDADQWLGIAQAFAGPPGPGRLPRAEQPDRGEQPDRGEHPDRGEQPDRAEREAR